A genomic stretch from Mycobacterium paraterrae includes:
- a CDS encoding alpha/beta fold hydrolase → MTSPEKITVEVPHLRFAALAWGPADGRLMLCLHGYPDTAWTWRQLGPHFAQHGFRVVAPFMRGYAPTELVRDGDYGGGALMSDAIALHQALGGGVDAVLIGHDWGGFTANAVAAYPDNPFEKVVSMGIPLIAGLTPGAGNGADVVRVLPRQARMSWYVLFQQLPGLSERMLDRVIPRLWRDWSPPGYDATADLAHVFEALPDRGRRTAALSYYRAQFRPLRRGRRNRHLDRYALRGVPLIPILFLHGHIDGAIDPRLGALGASALPAGSRHEIIHGAGHFMHLDASDVVHRLIADYISA, encoded by the coding sequence ATGACCTCTCCCGAGAAAATCACCGTCGAGGTGCCACATCTGCGATTCGCGGCGCTGGCCTGGGGACCTGCCGACGGCCGCCTGATGCTGTGCCTGCACGGCTACCCGGACACCGCGTGGACGTGGCGCCAACTCGGCCCGCACTTCGCCCAGCACGGCTTCCGTGTGGTCGCGCCGTTCATGCGCGGATACGCGCCTACCGAACTGGTGCGCGACGGGGACTATGGGGGCGGCGCGTTGATGTCGGATGCGATCGCGTTGCATCAGGCGTTGGGTGGGGGCGTCGACGCCGTACTCATCGGTCATGACTGGGGTGGGTTTACGGCCAACGCCGTTGCCGCATACCCGGATAACCCATTCGAGAAAGTGGTGTCGATGGGCATCCCACTGATCGCGGGGCTGACACCGGGAGCAGGCAACGGCGCTGATGTGGTGCGGGTGCTGCCGCGACAGGCCCGGATGAGTTGGTACGTCTTGTTCCAGCAGCTACCCGGGCTTTCCGAACGCATGCTCGACAGAGTCATTCCTAGGTTGTGGCGCGACTGGTCGCCGCCCGGGTACGACGCCACAGCCGACCTCGCCCACGTCTTCGAGGCGCTGCCCGACCGCGGCCGTCGCACCGCCGCACTGTCGTATTACCGGGCACAGTTCCGGCCGTTGCGACGGGGCAGGCGGAATCGACACCTCGACCGCTATGCCCTGCGGGGAGTGCCGCTGATCCCGATTCTCTTTCTGCACGGCCATATCGACGGTGCGATCGACCCACGACTGGGCGCCCTGGGGGCGTCGGCCTTGCCGGCGGGCAGCCGCCACGAGATCATCCACGGCGCAGGGCATTTCATGCATTTGGATGCCTCCGATGTCGTCCACCGGCTGATCGCCGACTACATCTCGGCGTGA
- a CDS encoding Hsp20/alpha crystallin family protein, with protein MVFMNFDQLPEQDGTTVVSGARMPRPLPIEMVRRGDQLMVAIDLPGVDPDDVEVTVERNVVEIGVRRQALHRAGDNVIVDERPHGGFRRRLFLDADLEPGDMTAACERGVLMLTIPVSQASTPRKVEINSADERRQALRTGSSQPRAVSTREGTVANERTKAWQPQ; from the coding sequence ATGGTGTTCATGAATTTTGATCAGCTGCCGGAGCAGGACGGGACGACGGTCGTCAGTGGCGCACGAATGCCGCGGCCTCTACCGATCGAGATGGTACGGCGCGGCGACCAGCTGATGGTGGCCATCGACCTGCCCGGTGTCGACCCGGATGATGTCGAAGTCACCGTCGAGCGCAACGTCGTCGAGATCGGCGTCCGCCGTCAGGCGCTGCATCGGGCGGGCGACAACGTCATCGTCGACGAGCGGCCGCACGGCGGATTTCGCCGGCGGCTATTTCTCGATGCCGACCTCGAACCCGGCGACATGACCGCTGCCTGCGAGCGCGGCGTCCTCATGCTCACCATCCCGGTATCTCAAGCGAGTACACCCCGAAAAGTGGAGATCAACAGTGCCGACGAACGCCGGCAGGCGCTGCGCACCGGTTCGTCGCAACCACGCGCCGTGAGCACGCGAGAAGGCACAGTCGCGAACGAAAGGACTAAAGCATGGCAACCGCAGTAG